From one Triticum urartu cultivar G1812 chromosome 3, Tu2.1, whole genome shotgun sequence genomic stretch:
- the LOC125548170 gene encoding cell division cycle protein 48 homolog, with the protein MASAATSKKAANRLVVEEATTNDDNSVCNLHPATMEKLSIFQGDIVLLKGKRRHNTVCMALADDTCDGHKLRINKVARSNLRVRITDVVSVHLCHDAKFGKRVHILPLDDTIEGITGNLFDAYLKPHFVDAFRPVHKGDLFLVRGGMRSVEFKVMEIDPAVDYCFMAPDTEIFCEGEPVKREDEERLDDVGYDDVGGMGKPLTLIRELVELPLRHPQIFKSIGVKPPKGILLYGPPGSGKTLIARAVANETGAFFFLINGPEIMSKMAGESESNLRKAFEEAEKNAPSIIFIDEIDSIAPNREKTHGEVERRIVSQLLTLMDGMKARAHVIVMGATNRPNSIDPALRRFGRFDREIDIGVPDEVGRLEVLRIHTKNMKLDEDVNLEVVAKDTHGYVGADLAALCTEAALQCIREKMDVIDLEDDTIDAEILNSMAVTNDHLKTALVSTNPSALRETVVEVPNVSWTDIGGLDGVKRELQETVQYPVEHPEKFEKFGMSPSKGVLFYGPPGCGKTLLAKAIANECQANFISIKGPELLTMWFGESEANVREIFDKARQSAPCVLFFDELDSIATQRGGRVGDAGGAADRALNQLLTEMDGMNAKKTVFIIGATNRPDIIDSALLRPGRLDQLIYIPLPDEASRHQIFKACLRKSPVAKDVDLGALARLTAGFSGADITEICQRACKYAIREDIEKDMERQRKGKDTMEVDGGQEEDEVAEIKAAHFELSMKYARRSVSDADIRKYQAFAQTLQQSRGFGTEFRFPAQPQAAEAAADNSAAADEEEDDLYK; encoded by the coding sequence ATGGCGAGCGCGGCAACGTCGAAGAAGGCGGCGAACCGGCTGGTGGTGGAGGAGGCCACCACCAACGACGACAACTCCGTCTGCAACCTCCACCCGGCCACCATGGAGAAGCTCTCCATATTCCAGGGCGACATCGTGCTGCTCAAGGGCAAACGCCGCCACAACACGGTCTGCATGGCACTGGCCGACGACACCTGCGATGGGCACAAGCTCAGGATCAACAAGGTGGCCCGCTCCAACCTGCGCGTGCGCATCACCGATGTCGTGTCCGTGCACCTGTGTCACGACGCCAAGTTCGGCAAGCGCGTGCACATCCTCCCTCTGGACGACACCATCGAGGGCATCACGGGGAACCTCTTCGACGCCTACCTCAAGCCTCACTTCGTGGATGCCTTCCGCCCGGTCCACAAGGGCGACCTCTTCCTcgtgcgtggcggcatgcggagcGTCGAGTTCAAGGTCATGGAGATCGACCCTGCGGTGGACTACTGCTTCATGGCGCCCGACACGGAGATCTTCTGCGAGGGCGAGCCGGTCAAGCGGGAGGACGAGGAGAGGCTTGACGACGTCGGCTACGACGACGTCGGTGGCATGGGGAAACCGCTGACTCTGATCAGGGAGCTCGTCGAGCTGCCACTCAGGCATCCCCAGATCTTCAAGAGCATTGGCGTCAAGCCTCCCAAGGGCATCCTCCTGTACGGCCCTCCAGGGTCCGGCAAGACGTTGATCGCCCGTGCGGTGGCCAACGAGACCGGGGCCTTCTTCTTCCTTATCAACGGGCCAGAGATAATGTCGAAGATGGCCGGAGAGAGCGAGAGCAACCTGAGGAAGGCCTTCGAGGAGGCCGAGAAGAACGCGCCCTCCATCATCTTCATCGACGAGATCGACTCCATTGCTCCGAACAGGGAGAAGACTCACGGCGAGGTCGAGAGGCGCATCGTCTCCCAGCTGCTGACTCTGATGGACGGCATGAAGGCCCGCGCGCACGTCATCGTCATGGGCGCCACGAACCGTCCCAACAGCATCGACCCTGCCTTGAGGCGCTTCGGGAGGTTCGATCGCGAGATCGACATCGGCGTGCCAGACGAGGTCGGGCGTCTCGAAGTGCTCCGCATCCACACCAAAAACATGAAGCTGGACGAGGACGTCAACCTTGAGGTGGTTGCCAAGGATACGCACGGCTACGTCGGCGCCGACTTGGCCGCGCTCTGCACTGAGGCGGCGCTGCAGTGCATCAGGGAGAAGATGGACGTCATCGACTTAGAGGATGACACCATCGACGCCGAGATCTTGAACTCCATGGCCGTCACCAATGACCACCTTAAGACGGCTCTCGTCAGCACGAACCCGTCTGCGCTACGTGAGACCGTCGTGGAGGTGCCGAACGTCAGCTGGACCGATATCGGCGGCCTCGACGGCGTCAAGAGGGAGCTGCAAGAGACCGTTCAGTACCCGGTCGAGCACCCGGAGAAATTCGAGAAGTTCGGTATGTCGCCATCCAAGGGCGTCCTGTTCTACGGGCCACCAGGCTGCGGCAAGACCTTGCTGGCGAAGGCTATCGCCAACGAGTGCCAGGCCAACTTCATCAGCATCAAAGGGCCAGAGCTGCTCACCATGTGGTTCGGCGAGAGCGAGGCCAACGTGCGCGAGATCTTCGACAAGGCACGTCAGTCTGCGCCGTGCGTGCTGTTCTTCGACGAGCTCGACTCCATCGCTACCCAAAGGGGCGGCAGAGTGGGCGACGCCGGCGGCGCGGCGGACAGGGCCCTGAACCAGCTGCTCACCGAGATGGACGGCATGAACGCCAAGAAGACGGTCTTCATCATCGGCGCCACCAATAGGCCTGACATTATTGACTCGGCATTACTCCGTCCTGGCCGTCTGGACCAACTCATCTACATCCCCTTGCCGGACGAGGCCTCGCGGCATCAAATCTTTAAGGCCTGCCTCAGGAAGTCTCCCGTGGCCAAGGACGTTGACCTCGGTGCTCTCGCAAGGCTCACCGCTGGCTTTAGCGGTGCCGACATCACGGAGATTTGCCAGAGGGCGTGCAAGTACGCCATCAGAGAAGACATTGAAAAGGACATGGAGCGGCAGAGGAAGGGGAAAGACACCATGGAAGTGGACGGCGGGCAGGAAGAGGACGAGGTGGCTGAGATAAAGGCGGCTCACTTCGAGTTGTCGATGAAGTATGCGAGGCGGAGCGTGAGCGACGCCGACATCAGGAAGTACCAGGCCTTTGCGCAGACGCTGCAACAGTCTAGGGGGTTCGGCACTGAGTTCCGCTTTCCGGCGCAGCCACAGGCGGCAGAAGCTGCTGCAGACAACTCCGCGGCAGCTGATGAGGAGGAAGATGATCTGTACAAGTGA